In the genome of Anaerolineae bacterium, the window TGGCCAGGGCCGTGTTGATTAAGCACTACCTCTTCGCCGGCGGCGCCTGCGGCCACCACCTTAACCCAGCCGGTGCGAATGATAAAGAGCGACTCGCTGGGGTCGCCTTCGTGGAGCAGAATGTCGCCTTTGGCCAGGCTGCGTTCTTTTATTCTGGTGGCAATGTGGGCCAGGACCGGTTCCGGGGTATGCCTGAAAAAGGGTTGTCGTTTGAGATACCGGATGGTTTTAGGGTCTACGGCGGGGGTGGCAGTTTTAGAGGGGATCAATTTTTTAAGATAAATAATGAGTTTATTGGTCATTTTTCACACTCCGCTCCAAAAAGGCACTGTTTGTTCAAAGACTTTCCTCTATTATAGCGGTTACGGCCATTTTGGAAAGTCACGAATTTTGACACAATTTCCCAAAGAGCGCAAAATATAATATGTTGGTAAATAATAATCAAATGGGTGTGTTTCATTTGAGTTGAGACTACCCCTGAAGTGCGGAATTTATTCCGCTTTTTGGCAGAGGCAGAATGAATTCTGCACTCCTTCAACTGATTTGAAACACACCCTAATCAAATCCAAGTATTTGTGTTTTGTTTTGGCTGTTATTTAGGTGTGATTGAATAACTCACGTAAGAAAAGGAGCATCATTTATGGAAGAAGACACAAATGTAGGTTGTGCTCGACCAACAGGGGGACCAGTTGGTGAAACGGTGGAAGAAAAAATAGCAAAAGAAGAAATTACAGATAAGGGAGAGAAAAAAATGATTAGAGTAGGCCAAAAAGCGCCCGATTTTTCTGCCCCTGCCTATTACAAGGGCAAATTTGTAAACATAAAATTGTCGGAGTATCTGGGCAAATGGGTTGTATTGTGTTTCTATCCTGGTGATTTTACCTTTGTCTGAGCGACAGAAGTTTCAGCAGTTGCTGAAAAGTTTCCTGAATTTCAAAAGCTTGGGGTTGAAGTATTGTCAATGAGTATAGATAGTGTGTTTGTCCATAAAATGTGGAATGATCATGAACTATCAAAGATGGTTTCGGGGGGAATTCCATTTCCGATGTTATCCGATACGGGGGGAAAAGTCGGCACAGTATACGGTATCTATGATGAGGATGCCGGGGTTGAGACACGAGGCAGGTTTATCATTGACCCCGATGGGAATATCCAGGGGTATGAGGTATTGACCCCGCCAGTGGGTCGAAATGTTGGTGAAACGCTGCGTCAAATTCAAGCCTTTCAGCTTGTACGAGAGAGTAAAGGAGCCGAAGCGACACCATCGGGCTGGAAACCCGGTAAAGCGACACTGAAACCAGGGCCGGATTTAGTTGGTAAGGTCTGGGAAGTGTGGAAAACTGAGATGGCATTTGATTGAATCGGACGCCTGCGAAAATAATGGGTTTTTTCTAAGGTTGGTTTGAATCGGATGTTTGGATTGGGCTGCATAGGGCTGACTGAAATGTCAGCCTTTTTTTTCTAAAAAACCGCAAAAATCGGGGGGATTTCGTTCTAAAAATATCGTATATTGTCTACGTAAAGTACACCCCAAAAGTCGGCCTTATAATAATTTCCCGATTGGCTGTTGACAAAATAATTGTTTTATCGTATAATATTCGACGTTTTTATATATTCTCCGTAAATTTTTCGATTTTATAGATATATAACCGAATAATTGACGAAATTAACCAGCTAAAAGCGCGCGGCCGGCCCTGAGAATTCATGAAAAATGGAGGGGTACAAATGACATATCGAAGATTGCTTGAATCTACGCTTGCCCATGCCTTGAACTATATTGAGAGCCTTGACCAAGCTCCCGTATCAACCACCACAAGTCTCGCTGACTTGCGCCAACGTTTAGGCCACCCGCTTGCCAACGAGGGGATGGACGCAACTCAAGTTATTGATGAGTTGGTGGCCGACGCGCAAGGAGGGATATTAGGCACTTCGGGAGGACGGTTCTTTGGTTGGGTAGTCGGTGGCTCGGTACCGGCCGCCCTTGCTGCCGATTGGCTTACGTCTACTTGGGACCAGCCCGCCGCTTTGTATGCTTCCGGCCCGGCCATAGCCGTTATTGAAGAAGTTTGTGGACAGTGGCTGAAAGAGCTGCTGGGTCTGCCCCGGCAAGCAAGTTTTGCTCTGGTCACGGGCTGTTCCATGGCTCATGTGACTTGTCTGGCCGCTGCTCGAAATGCTATGTTGGCCAAACATAACTGGGATGTGGAACGAAAGGGATTGGCCGGCGCACCGCCCCTCCGCATCTTGAGTAATAACCAACGACATGGCTCAATTGCGCGGACTGTCCGTTTGTTGGGGATTGGTAATGACAATGTGGTTGATATACCTGTAAATGAACAGGGGCATTTAGACGCAAGAGACCTCCTGAGAGGACTTCAAGAACACGCCGGCCAGCCAACCATCGTATTGTTACAGGCCGGCGACATCAACACGGGGGGGTTCGAGCCTTTTGAGGAGCTTATCCCCATCGCGCACGCGCATGGGGCTTGGGTGCATATTGATGGGGCTTTTGGGCTATGGGCAGCGGCAAGCCCCAAGTATAAACATTTGCTAAACGGCGTAGCGCAAGCGGATTCGTGGGCGGTTGATGGGCATAAATGGCTTAATGTGCCCTACGATTGTGGCTACGCTTTTGTTAGAGATGCAAGGGCGCATCAAGCGGCCATGTCTCACCGGGCGAGTTATTTAACCCACGATGCGATTGCTCGTGACCAGATGGATTGGACTCCGGAATGGTCTCACCGCGCGCGCGGCGTCGCCACCTATGCCGCTCTCCGGCAACTGGGTAAACAGGGCGTGGCTGAGCTAATCGAACGCACCTGTCAATATGCCCATCGCCTGGTAACACGCATTGGCGCATTACCCGGCGCTGAATTGATTTGGGAACCACAAATAAACCAGGGGTTAGTGCGTTTTCTCAGCGCGAAACCCAATGCGACGGATGCCGATCATGATCGGCGCACAGACAACGTTATTGCCAATGTTCTTGAATCTGGCGAAGCATTTTTTAGTGGGACGACGTGGCAAGGCAAACGCTGTATGCGCGTTTCGGTGTGCAATTGGAACACAAATGAGCTGGATGTTGAGCGGGCCATCAATGCCGTTCAACTTGCTCTGGCAAAACAGTAAACCGTAAACTGAGACATCATCACGCCCAACGTTGCCGAATTGCTACCCGGCCGGTTTTACAAATCGGTTGGGCTTGCGGGGTCGCTTTGGCCTCAAAAGGAGATGATTTGAATCGCATTTAATGAACGCTTCGTTTTTTAGCCATCTGACCGACCAAACTAATATTGATAACGGAATGAAGATGGTCCCCCCAAAAACCGGCTTGCCAAAATGCCGGTAAACCCACAGCAGCCAACCGTCAAGATACCGTTGCTCCAATAGCGCCTTTAAGTGCATGGGCACAGGCGAAATATTCACCTGGAATAGATAGTGAGGGTTTTCCAGAGAGAACCCCATATTCAGCCAGTCCCAGTAGATATAGCTATAGTTGACCAGTATGCCCAGGAGTTGGATCATTACCCCCAATAGCGTCACAACCAGGGCGATACTTACCTTGGTCCAACTGTTTAGAAAATAACCACTGGCCAGCGCCGATAAGATGTAGACCAGCCCACACGCCGGGATAAGTTGACTCCCCGCCATTCAAGCAGAGCGACCAAACCCAGCCCCAGCAAGCCGAAAACGCTCAACAGGCTACGCCGGGAATCGGCCTGATAGCTTAACTGCACTTGATGCCGGCCCGGCTCTAACGGAATACCAATAAAACTGGGCATGACCATCAGCGGCGCTACCGCCTGGCCATCCACTTCGGCCTGCCAGCCGGGATGGTAGGTGGCCTTGAGCATGAGGGTGTTCGGCCGGGCTACCGTTACATTGGCCTGATAAGCGCTGTTGGCAGCTTCCTCAGACACTATTTGACCACGATATAGCGGGGTCGGGATTTCCAGTTGCGGTAAAATTTTATCGGCCTGCGCCAGGGGCAGTTGCGTTAGCGGCATGGTAGCGCCCGGCTCAAAACAGATGGCCGGATGCTGTTGGGCCGGCAGCAGCGCGCTGTTGAGCCAGCCGGACGCTGCCGGGAACAAATCTTCTTTGTATCCGCTAAAGGCAATGTCTGTGTCTACCAGGTCAAAATAGCCGTTGGTGTTAACCTGATAAAGCCGGTGGCGGCCAAACGTTTGCACCGGCTGCGCAAAATCGGGCCAGGCCCGCTCAATGGGGGCCACCACGTAACGCACGTTGAACAGGTGATAGTGGTCAAGCCGGTTCTCATCAAAAAGCGCCTGCATATCGGCATTGAGCGAAAGGGCGTGATAAAGATAGCCCAAGTTATCCAGGCCTGCCTGGGCCAGCAAGGCATACATGGGCGCGGCCCCAACTTTGTAATCGCGGCCCCAGTTGTTGCCCAACCCGGCATAAACCCGGCCCGGCGGCAGGTCGCGCAGCGTGGCCGTCAGCGCCTCAAGATCGCTGGTTTCAGCCGCCAGGGCTGCTTCGCCCTGGGCCAGCCATTCTTTATTTTGAGCCAGATAGTCGGCCCGCTCCGCATAAACAGGATAGAGCAGCAGCGCAGTTAGCGCCGCCACCGGCCAGAGATATTTTGGGTTTGAGCCGGCCAATGCCCCCTCCCAGGGCCAGGCCAGGCCCAAACCCATTAACAACACGCCCCCCAGGTGGACGCCCGCAATTAAACGATGGAAATGCAAATCGTTGCTGAGCGGCAGCAGGTTCAGCAGCGGCCCCCAAGTGGGGCGGCCAAAGTAAAGCAGCAGCCACAGCAGGGCCAACACCACAGGCCAGCGATACCGCGCCTCGCGCCAGCGCCACAAGCAGCGCGCCAGCCCTAGCCCGGCCAGCAAGGTTAAGGCCGGGAAGCGACCAAAATCAAACAACTCGCCCTGCACCAGGGCCGTTAAAACCCATTGGTGGCCGTAGGAGTCGTACTTACCGGCCTCTTCCCAAACACTGCGATTCATATAGGCCCGGTCCAGCCAGAAGGGCAGCAGAAAGTAGGCCGCCACCAACCCCAGCAGGGCCAGCAACAGAGCCAGACGCAGCAGCCTCACCCCGGCGTTTTCCCACGGGCGCGAACTTAAGTCGTGCGGGGACGCTACCCCCTCCCAACTTCCCCCTGCCAGGGGGAGGGGTTTACTGCCCCCCGGCCCCGGTTTGGAGGCGGGATTAGGGATAAGGGCAATTACCGCCAACGAGATCACCGCGATATAGCCAAACACCAGGTGGGTGAGCAGGGTGGCCGCCAGCAGCAGCGCGGCCCCGGCATAGCCCCGCCCGGTGCGCAGCGTGACGTAGCCCTGGGCCAGCGCGGGCGGCAGCAGCAGC includes:
- a CDS encoding aspartate aminotransferase family protein; the protein is MTYRRLLESTLAHALNYIESLDQAPVSTTTSLADLRQRLGHPLANEGMDATQVIDELVADAQGGILGTSGGRFFGWVVGGSVPAALAADWLTSTWDQPAALYASGPAIAVIEEVCGQWLKELLGLPRQASFALVTGCSMAHVTCLAAARNAMLAKHNWDVERKGLAGAPPLRILSNNQRHGSIARTVRLLGIGNDNVVDIPVNEQGHLDARDLLRGLQEHAGQPTIVLLQAGDINTGGFEPFEELIPIAHAHGAWVHIDGAFGLWAAASPKYKHLLNGVAQADSWAVDGHKWLNVPYDCGYAFVRDARAHQAAMSHRASYLTHDAIARDQMDWTPEWSHRARGVATYAALRQLGKQGVAELIERTCQYAHRLVTRIGALPGAELIWEPQINQGLVRFLSAKPNATDADHDRRTDNVIANVLESGEAFFSGTTWQGKRCMRVSVCNWNTNELDVERAINAVQLALAKQ
- a CDS encoding redoxin domain-containing protein, coding for MEEDTNVGCARPTGGPVGETVEEKIAKEEITDKGEKKMIRVGQKAPDFSAPAYYKGKFVNIKLSEYLGKWVVLCFYPGDFTFV
- a CDS encoding YfhO family protein, whose translation is MLYLTNKPRPKGITPGGGLHKAASGSAQTWPLAALLLGFAVAFNLYHLYPEVAIRAPLFNDGVLHWLALKQTVAALVAGQNPTDGWLGTITLGYPLFHHYQHLAYLPPALLYGLSGQTLPLDGLFHWTRYLLLAAFPLSIFWSMRRVGFSRLSAAMAGLLASLIGTNGLFGLEFGSYVWRGSGLYTQLWGMLLLPPALAQGYVTLRTGRGYAGAALLLAATLLTHLVFGYIAVISLAVIALIPNPASKPGPGGSKPLPLAGGSWEGVASPHDLSSRPWENAGVRLLRLALLLALLGLVAAYFLLPFWLDRAYMNRSVWEEAGKYDSYGHQWVLTALVQGELFDFGRFPALTLLAGLGLARCLWRWREARYRWPVVLALLWLLLYFGRPTWGPLLNLLPLSNDLHFHRLIAGVHLGGVLLMGLGLAWPWEGALAGSNPKYLWPVAALTALLLYPVYAERADYLAQNKEWLAQGEAALAAETSDLEALTATLRDLPPGRVYAGLGNNWGRDYKVGAAPMYALLAQAGLDNLGYLYHALSLNADMQALFDENRLDHYHLFNVRYVVAPIERAWPDFAQPVQTFGRHRLYQVNTNGYFDLVDTDIAFSGYKEDLFPAASGWLNSALLPAQQHPAICFEPGATMPLTQLPLAQADKILPQLEIPTPLYRGQIVSEEAANSAYQANVTVARPNTLMLKATYHPGWQAEVDGQAVAPLMVMPSFIGIPLEPGRHQVQLSYQADSRRSLLSVFGLLGLGLVALLEWRGVNLSRRVGWSTSYRRWPVVIF
- a CDS encoding redoxin domain-containing protein, which produces MSIDSVFVHKMWNDHELSKMVSGGIPFPMLSDTGGKVGTVYGIYDEDAGVETRGRFIIDPDGNIQGYEVLTPPVGRNVGETLRQIQAFQLVRESKGAEATPSGWKPGKATLKPGPDLVGKVWEVWKTEMAFD